The following DNA comes from Selenomonas ruminantium subsp. lactilytica TAM6421.
ATGATTACAGTAGTTATCAGCAATAAGAAGGGCGGCGTTGGCAAAACAACCACGGCATATAACCTTGCAGCCGGATTAAGAAAAAGAGGTAAGTCCGTCCTGGCTATTGATCTTGATCCACAGTGTTCCCTCACGAAGTTCTGCGGAGTAAACAAAAATGGCCCTACGTCCTTCGGCGTTATTACCAAAGAAGTAAACATCAATTCTGCGATTCTTAAACTGGAATTCTTTGACCTTATCCCTGGCAGCCCTCTACTGAACAGTGCTGACCAAAACTTACCAGAGTCCGTCAATAAACTTATGCGAATTCGTGAAGCACTCTCTGAACTGGCCACAGATTATGACTACTGCATCATGGACAATGCCCCGGCTCTCGGCGTGGTCACTGTCAACGCATACATGGCCACGGATTATGTGGTAATCCCCGCAGAGGCCAACGAACTTTCCACAGACGGTATCGCCAATGTATTTGAATCCGTACTTGATGTTCGGAAATATGTAAATCCCAATATTCAAATTGCTGGTATCCTGCTCACGAGATTCAAGCCCAATACTGTACTGAACAGAGAATATACCGATATATTCAATGAATTGGCCAAAGGCATGGGAACCAAAGTGTTTAAAACGGCAATCCGTGAAAACGTTAATCTCGCAGAACTGCCATCTATCCATGTGCCTATCTTCGACTATAAGCCGAATTCCACCGGAGCCGAAGATTATAATAAGTTCATCGATGAATTTATCAAAGGAGTAGAAAAATAATGCCAATCAATAGAAGCGAACAATTCCACAAGCGGAAATCCGATGCGTTGCGGCAGATAACAGGAGCCATAGAAAAAGCCAAAGAAGCCCCGGAGCCGGAAATCGTAGAAGCGCTCAAAGATGCGTCTGCTCCTTCCACGCCTATCATTAAAGCACCTCCGGCCAAACCGCAGATTAAACAGGAACCACCAAAGGAAGAAAACAAAGAACGTCGTGATAAACGTGTGACTCTTTATCTCACCCAGGACGAATATGATATGTTCCGCGAACAGGCATATCGCCGCCACAAGAAGCTGAATGAGGTCATCGTAACCGCTGCGAAGAAAAACATCGGCAGACCTCCTGCTCCACCGAAGAAATTTATCGAGGAAACAGAGGAAAATCAATAAAATAAGCCTTCAAGCCCATAGGCGCTCTCACGCTTCGCCTACGGGCTTTTTCTATGCAATGCAATAGTTTATATAGGAATGATATTTCACGGCCCTTCACGGCAATCCTACGCGGTCATGTTTTACAACGTTATAATTGTATACATGTGTAATGGTATAATGGCATAACAAGGTAAGCATTATTTTTTCAGTGAATTCATTTCTTGGAATCCATGTTATTTGTTATCTTTTAATTG
Coding sequences within:
- a CDS encoding ParA family protein; translated protein: MITVVISNKKGGVGKTTTAYNLAAGLRKRGKSVLAIDLDPQCSLTKFCGVNKNGPTSFGVITKEVNINSAILKLEFFDLIPGSPLLNSADQNLPESVNKLMRIREALSELATDYDYCIMDNAPALGVVTVNAYMATDYVVIPAEANELSTDGIANVFESVLDVRKYVNPNIQIAGILLTRFKPNTVLNREYTDIFNELAKGMGTKVFKTAIRENVNLAELPSIHVPIFDYKPNSTGAEDYNKFIDEFIKGVEK